The Acetivibrio saccincola genome window below encodes:
- a CDS encoding 5-(carboxyamino)imidazole ribonucleotide synthase encodes MAIRDINPLMPPAKIGIVGGGQLGRMLSYEAKRMGYHVSVLDPTPSCPAGQVSDNQIVASFTDYNAIRKLAESTHVLTYEFEHINADVLCELESEGYKIYPSGRTLKKIQDKLIQKQILKESGLPVPSFKKVESKEDILNIIESYGLPVLLKTCHGGYDGKGNMLIKNIEDVDKAYEAFKDRKLMVEEFIDFKCELSIIVGRGLDGSITTFPVVENVHRDNILILTKVPAQIDDTIKDKVEYVGRKVVDVLDDYGIFCIEMFLDQKGEVYINEIAPRPHNSGHYTIEACETSQYEQLLRILTGLPQGSTKLLSPCAMVNILGNNEVFGEYTFSGFENALQEENVYIHIYGKKFTQNLKKIGHITVLDKSRDTAIAKAREALNKIKIKPLI; translated from the coding sequence GTGGCTATAAGAGATATAAATCCATTAATGCCCCCGGCAAAAATCGGGATTGTAGGCGGCGGGCAGCTTGGCAGAATGCTCAGTTATGAAGCAAAAAGAATGGGATACCATGTATCGGTATTAGATCCCACACCTTCTTGTCCTGCAGGACAAGTTTCAGACAACCAGATAGTTGCATCTTTTACTGACTACAATGCAATCAGGAAACTTGCTGAATCCACCCATGTACTGACTTATGAATTTGAACACATTAATGCGGATGTACTATGTGAATTAGAGTCAGAAGGATATAAAATATATCCTTCCGGAAGGACACTAAAAAAAATACAGGATAAATTAATACAAAAACAAATTTTAAAAGAATCAGGGCTTCCTGTACCGTCATTTAAAAAGGTGGAAAGTAAAGAAGATATTTTAAATATAATAGAAAGCTACGGTCTTCCTGTTTTGCTCAAAACCTGCCATGGCGGGTATGACGGCAAAGGAAATATGCTCATTAAGAATATAGAAGATGTAGATAAAGCTTATGAAGCATTTAAAGACAGAAAGCTTATGGTAGAGGAATTTATAGACTTTAAATGCGAATTGTCAATAATTGTGGGACGTGGATTAGATGGCAGCATAACAACTTTTCCCGTAGTGGAAAATGTACACAGGGACAATATATTAATTTTAACAAAAGTACCTGCCCAAATTGATGATACAATTAAAGATAAGGTTGAATATGTGGGCAGGAAAGTTGTTGACGTTCTTGACGATTATGGTATATTTTGCATTGAAATGTTTCTTGACCAAAAGGGAGAGGTATATATAAATGAGATAGCTCCAAGACCCCACAATTCAGGACACTACACCATAGAAGCCTGTGAGACGTCCCAGTACGAGCAGCTTTTAAGGATACTTACAGGACTTCCCCAGGGGTCAACAAAATTACTTTCTCCTTGTGCAATGGTTAATATTTTAGGGAATAATGAAGTTTTTGGTGAATATACTTTTAGTGGGTTTGAAAATGCTTTGCAAGAAGAGAATGTTTATATCCACATTTATGGGAAAAAGTTTACTCAAAATTTAAAGAAAATCGGACATATAACTGTTTTGGATAAGTCAAGGGATACAGCCATAGCTAAAGCCCGTGAAGCATTAAATAAAATTAAAATAAAACCTTTAATTTAA